Proteins found in one Deltaproteobacteria bacterium IMCC39524 genomic segment:
- a CDS encoding radical SAM protein, with protein MKIYPVFIPHAGCPHRCLFCAQDRSTSHADVPSAETVGAWLETVLPEQGDGEIAFYGGTFTSLPEEQQTLYLDTATCHIASGRVSGVRISTRPDALDARTLARLSDAGVTTVEIGCQSFNDAVLANSGRGHTDVDNFSSVQACQAAGFRVGVQLMPGLPGGDGAEAMRSLQQAIDLQPSFLRIYPTVVVEGTELAELWRAGDFTPWPLDRAIDLCADMLLLCRKHGVPIIRLGLQSDPQLEANLLAGPYHPAFGQLVRSRLWRRALSHAGKHGNNLTVNPSDLSDALGHRCENREWLKQSNPNIIISADQSVARESLRTSDVDLQLFDHNVQGGH; from the coding sequence GTGAAAATTTACCCGGTTTTTATTCCCCATGCGGGATGTCCACACCGTTGTCTCTTCTGTGCCCAGGATCGTTCGACCAGCCACGCTGATGTCCCTTCTGCCGAAACTGTTGGCGCTTGGCTTGAAACGGTATTGCCGGAGCAAGGTGACGGTGAGATAGCCTTTTACGGCGGCACCTTTACCTCGTTGCCAGAAGAGCAGCAGACTCTTTACCTGGACACGGCCACTTGTCATATTGCCTCCGGCCGGGTTTCCGGGGTACGGATTTCCACCCGGCCGGACGCGCTGGATGCCAGGACCCTGGCGCGGTTGAGTGACGCAGGTGTTACAACTGTTGAAATCGGCTGCCAGAGTTTTAACGACGCAGTTTTGGCGAATTCCGGGCGTGGGCATACCGATGTAGATAACTTTAGCTCGGTTCAGGCCTGCCAGGCTGCAGGCTTTCGGGTCGGTGTTCAGTTGATGCCCGGCTTGCCCGGAGGTGATGGTGCAGAAGCCATGCGATCGTTGCAGCAGGCCATTGATCTGCAACCGTCATTTCTGCGCATCTATCCGACAGTTGTTGTTGAAGGCACGGAACTGGCCGAACTCTGGAGGGCTGGTGACTTTACGCCCTGGCCTCTGGACCGGGCGATAGACCTTTGTGCCGATATGCTGCTGCTCTGCCGAAAACATGGTGTGCCGATTATCCGCCTGGGGTTGCAGAGTGATCCGCAACTGGAGGCGAACTTGCTTGCTGGTCCGTATCATCCGGCTTTCGGGCAACTGGTTCGTTCCCGGTTATGGCGACGCGCACTCAGTCATGCTGGTAAGCATGGTAATAATCTTACCGTTAACCCTTCAGACCTGAGCGATGCGCTTGGCCATCGCTGTGAAAATCGTGAATGGCTCAAACAGAGCAACCCGAATATAATTATTAGCGCTGATCAAAGCGTCGCACGAGAATCATTGAGGACGTCTGACGTCGACTTGCAATTGTTCGATCATAACGTCCAGGGAGGCCACTAA
- the holB gene encoding DNA polymerase III subunit delta' → MTFDQILGHERQKEILNRALASGRLAHAYLFAGPDGIGKRLMAMALARAIVCEEQRGCGNCLACRKIDHQNHPDLHILEPDGKAIKIEQIRAFQRELNFKPLEAPRKICIIEQADTMTVGAANALLKTLEEPRGDTLLVLLSSQPNRLLETIRSRCQPLPFNRHPNSRIQAELEKQLGIASEESHVLAALSEGSFKKAFGKDRDLYLEQRRVLLKTLTGLSSGSILPTLDFADQLAADKTILPDILEIFQAFYRDVLMTLQGRGDEELVNLDLREKIHKVSAREDVSTILAKLDALIEVRRQLDRNVNRQLAMEVLLLKLAA, encoded by the coding sequence ATGACTTTCGACCAGATTCTCGGCCACGAACGCCAGAAGGAGATCCTGAACCGAGCCCTGGCAAGCGGCCGACTGGCCCACGCCTACCTCTTTGCCGGCCCGGACGGTATCGGCAAACGTCTCATGGCAATGGCCCTGGCACGTGCCATCGTCTGCGAGGAACAGCGCGGCTGCGGCAACTGTCTCGCTTGTCGCAAAATAGATCACCAGAACCATCCCGACCTGCACATTCTTGAACCTGACGGCAAGGCAATCAAGATTGAGCAGATTCGTGCCTTTCAAAGAGAACTGAACTTCAAACCTCTGGAAGCACCGCGAAAAATCTGTATAATCGAACAGGCGGACACCATGACCGTCGGTGCAGCAAACGCCTTGCTCAAAACCCTGGAAGAGCCCCGTGGTGACACCTTATTAGTCCTGCTGAGTTCACAACCAAACCGACTCCTTGAAACGATCCGTTCTCGCTGCCAACCCCTACCCTTCAACCGCCACCCGAATAGCCGGATACAGGCGGAGTTGGAGAAACAATTAGGCATCGCGTCGGAAGAATCCCACGTTCTTGCCGCCCTTTCCGAAGGCAGTTTCAAAAAAGCCTTTGGTAAAGATCGAGATCTTTACCTGGAACAACGCCGCGTTCTGCTAAAAACCTTGACGGGGTTATCCTCAGGAAGTATCTTGCCAACTCTGGATTTTGCCGATCAATTAGCAGCAGACAAGACCATTTTGCCAGACATCCTGGAGATTTTTCAGGCGTTTTACCGTGACGTTCTCATGACCCTGCAAGGTCGTGGTGATGAAGAACTGGTCAACCTTGACCTCAGGGAAAAGATTCATAAAGTTTCAGCCCGTGAAGACGTTTCGACGATCCTCGCCAAACTCGATGCCTTAATCGAGGTTCGCCGCCAGCTGGACCGTAACGTCAATCGTCAACTGGCGATG
- the tmk gene encoding dTMP kinase: protein MSFFITFEGIEGSGKTTQLRHLHKHLQDLGYQTVVTREPGGCSISDTIRALLLDPESINMASRTELLLYSAARAQHVDECIQPALKEGKVVLCDRFADATTVYQGAGRGLDMKQLEAINNFATNGLTPDLTLLLDYPVEEGLQRARSRNCSESMEAEGRFELEALTFHRRIREGYLELANKEERFHVIDALGDVVNVSKRIRAVVDRFLAIRSSA from the coding sequence ATGTCTTTTTTTATAACTTTTGAAGGGATCGAAGGAAGCGGCAAAACAACCCAGTTGCGCCACCTTCACAAGCACCTTCAGGATCTGGGCTATCAGACGGTCGTCACCAGGGAGCCAGGAGGCTGTAGCATCTCTGACACCATCCGCGCCCTGCTCCTCGATCCGGAGAGCATCAATATGGCCTCGCGCACGGAGCTCCTGCTCTACAGTGCGGCACGTGCCCAGCATGTCGATGAATGCATACAGCCCGCATTGAAGGAAGGTAAAGTTGTCCTCTGCGACCGCTTTGCCGATGCAACCACCGTTTACCAGGGCGCCGGTCGTGGTCTTGACATGAAACAGCTCGAAGCGATCAACAACTTCGCAACCAATGGCTTGACTCCCGACTTGACGCTGCTGCTCGATTATCCCGTAGAAGAAGGCTTGCAGCGCGCCAGGAGTCGTAACTGCTCCGAGAGTATGGAGGCAGAAGGCCGCTTTGAGCTTGAAGCCCTCACCTTTCACCGTCGCATCCGCGAAGGGTATCTCGAATTGGCAAACAAAGAAGAGCGTTTTCATGTGATTGACGCCCTTGGCGATGTGGTCAATGTTTCCAAACGCATAAGAGCTGTCGTAGATCGTTTTCTTGCCATCAGGAGTTCCGCATGA
- the rnc gene encoding ribonuclease III, with amino-acid sequence MSEVQKYWPKLEASLGHSFHDKALLTEALTHRSFANEYQVENLPDNERLEFLGDAVLDLVTSEYLMTTLPQAPEGQLTRIRAEVVSMPGLARIASSLDIGSAMLLGKGEERSGGREKSSLLADAVEALIGAVFTDGGFDAARAVVLPLFVPMLEEASKVEGQDFKSRLQEMLQASQRALPIYKVADASGPDHERIFLVEVILDDTVISSGQGRTKKSAEQAAAELALVALSEET; translated from the coding sequence GTGAGCGAAGTACAAAAGTATTGGCCGAAACTGGAAGCGTCCCTGGGGCACTCTTTTCATGACAAAGCTCTGCTCACCGAAGCGCTTACGCACCGATCTTTTGCCAATGAATACCAAGTAGAAAACCTGCCGGACAATGAACGGCTTGAATTTCTTGGCGACGCAGTTCTTGACCTGGTCACCAGCGAGTACCTGATGACCACGCTCCCGCAGGCTCCGGAAGGTCAACTGACGCGCATCAGGGCCGAAGTTGTTTCCATGCCTGGTTTGGCACGTATTGCATCTTCTCTCGATATAGGCTCTGCCATGCTCCTGGGTAAGGGTGAGGAACGTAGCGGAGGGCGTGAAAAATCGAGTTTGCTGGCAGATGCCGTTGAGGCCCTGATCGGAGCTGTCTTTACCGATGGCGGCTTTGATGCGGCCAGGGCTGTCGTGTTGCCGCTTTTTGTGCCGATGCTGGAAGAAGCCTCGAAAGTTGAAGGTCAGGATTTTAAAAGTCGCCTTCAGGAGATGTTGCAGGCTTCGCAACGTGCTTTGCCGATTTATAAGGTGGCAGATGCTTCCGGGCCAGACCATGAACGTATTTTCCTTGTTGAAGTGATCCTTGACGATACTGTCATCAGCTCAGGGCAGGGGCGCACCAAAAAAAGCGCTGAGCAGGCTGCAGCAGAGTTGGCATTGGTTGCACTGAGTGAAGAAACGTGA